The stretch of DNA AAAAAATACGATTTAATAATGCCCATTTCACATTTTCAAACCAAAAGATTTATATAATCTGTGAAATTGAACATTATACTGTCCAAAAAGTTTAAAAGGTTTCTAAATTTTAAGAAAATATATTCTTATATTATGAGGCCCCATAGGTGTATTTTTTGGATATGGAGGCGGTAAAATTACGAAGCGAAGATTATTAACAATGCTAATCATTTTAATCTTAGCATTGCTCAGTATAAATAACATATCTGCCGCTACAGGAAACCAAACCGGAAATATAACTAATACTAGCGAAATACAACAAAATAACACCAATATAACAAATAACAACAATACAACTATTCAAAGCTCCTCTAAAACTACCAATAATTCGAATATAACAAATAACAACAGCACTACACAATCTAATGAAGCCGCTGGTGGAAGTTCGTACTCAAAAGTAAAGGGAATCTGGTTAAAAGCTGAAGATGTGAATAATTTAAACGTTACGGCACTTAAAAACTTAGGGATTACAGATGTATTCGTTAAAACGAATCTAATTTCTACTCCAACGTATCCAAGTGTCTTAACCTCTATTCTACAGAAATTACAAGGTACTAATATACGAGTTCATGCATGGATTACATGTTTCATAGATGCAAACGGTAACTGGGTTAATCCAGCAAATACAACTCAACAACAGTTTTTAATTAACAGCATCACTACTATCGTGAAAAATTATGACATAGACGGGATCAATCTGGACTACGTAAGATATCCTGGAACAGCATACAAGTATACTGATGCAACAGGGACCATAACCTCATTCGTACAACGGGTTTATGATACGGTTAAATCATTAAATTCATCAATAGCAATTTCAGCGGATGTGATGCCTGAAGGATCTGTGAATGCGTATTACTACGGTCAAGACTACGCTCAGCTTGCAAAATACCTTGATTTTATAGTCCCAATGGTTTACAAAGGTAATTATGGGTACACCAGCTCAACCAGTACTTACAGTATAAGTAATGGTACAACATGGATAGGAAAACAAATTTCTTATATAGTCAGCCAAGCTGGCAGTACACCGGTCATAGCTGGTCTTCAGACTTACCGTTCAGATAGTAATGTAACATCAATACCTGCAGGTGAATTACAAAACGACATAAATGCAGCAATAGACAACGGATCATCAGGATACGCATTGTTTAGATATGGACTAATTAACAGCAATTTCAGTGTCGACAGTACTTCACCAACTGTTACGAGTGTTGATCCTGTAAATAATGCTGTAAACGTTCCAGTTAATAAAACTATTAAAGTTACATTCAGCGAACCAATAAAACTAGGAACATCAGGAATA from Methanobacterium veterum encodes:
- a CDS encoding putative glycoside hydrolase, coding for MLIILILALLSINNISAATGNQTGNITNTSEIQQNNTNITNNNNTTIQSSSKTTNNSNITNNNSTTQSNEAAGGSSYSKVKGIWLKAEDVNNLNVTALKNLGITDVFVKTNLISTPTYPSVLTSILQKLQGTNIRVHAWITCFIDANGNWVNPANTTQQQFLINSITTIVKNYDIDGINLDYVRYPGTAYKYTDATGTITSFVQRVYDTVKSLNSSIAISADVMPEGSVNAYYYGQDYAQLAKYLDFIVPMVYKGNYGYTSSTSTYSISNGTTWIGKQISYIVSQAGSTPVIAGLQTYRSDSNVTSIPAGELQNDINAAIDNGSSGYALFRYGLINSNFSVDSTSPTVTSVDPVNNAVNVPVNKTIKVTFSEPIKLGTSGI